A window of the Polaribacter sp. HaHaR_3_91 genome harbors these coding sequences:
- the upp gene encoding uracil phosphoribosyltransferase: protein MIIHHLQEGNSILNKFIAEIRDVNIQKDSLRFRRNIERIGEVLGYELSKNLSYKNVSIETPLGEKTEQLFDNDVVLCSILRAGLPLHQGVLNYFDDAENAFISAYRHHPNNDAKSEIVVEYFAAPSIENKTLLLLDPMLATGQSLVSVYEAIKKQGTPAEIHILVVIASKEGIEFIKDKFPENTHLWIAAIDDELNSKGYIVPGLGDAGDLAFGTKL, encoded by the coding sequence ATGATTATTCACCATTTACAAGAAGGAAATTCTATTCTTAATAAATTTATTGCAGAAATTAGAGATGTTAACATTCAGAAAGATTCACTTCGTTTTAGAAGGAATATTGAAAGAATTGGTGAGGTTTTAGGTTATGAATTAAGTAAAAACCTTTCTTATAAAAATGTTTCTATTGAAACTCCTTTAGGTGAAAAAACAGAACAATTATTTGATAACGATGTTGTTTTATGTTCAATTTTAAGAGCTGGTTTACCTTTGCATCAAGGTGTGTTAAACTATTTTGATGATGCCGAAAATGCTTTTATTTCTGCGTACCGTCATCATCCAAACAATGATGCTAAATCTGAAATTGTAGTAGAGTATTTTGCAGCTCCATCAATTGAAAACAAAACATTATTGTTGTTAGATCCTATGTTAGCAACAGGACAATCTTTAGTGTCTGTTTATGAGGCAATAAAAAAACAAGGAACTCCTGCAGAAATTCATATTTTAGTAGTTATTGCTTCTAAAGAAGGAATCGAGTTTATAAAAGATAAATTTCCAGAAAACACACATTTATGGATCGCAGCAATAGATGATGAGTTAAATAGTAAAGGATATATAGTTCCTGGTTTAGGTGATGCTGGCGATTTAGCTTTTGGGACTAAATTATAG
- a CDS encoding DMT family transporter: protein MNQRTIALIAVSIATVIYGLNYTIAKEVMPTYVKPFGFIAIRVMGATLIFWLLGFFVKSQKIDKSDYKNIVLASFFGVGLNMLSFFKGLNLTTPISASVMMVTSPIMVLIFSSLLLRKAIGKQKILGVIIGLVGTILLIMYGNSSNTNATNSNWGNFLVFVNAASYGLYLVISKNLISKYHPIVFVKWLYLIGLLFTVPFGYRELTEVAWQAIPPNIYWNIGFVIVFTTCITYLFNLYGLSKLKPTTVSVFIYLQPVIATIYALIVGSDSLNLIKIGATILIFCGVYLVTRQVEK, encoded by the coding sequence ATAAATCAAAGAACAATCGCATTAATTGCAGTTTCTATAGCTACCGTAATTTATGGACTTAATTACACTATTGCTAAAGAGGTAATGCCTACTTATGTAAAACCTTTTGGCTTTATAGCAATACGAGTAATGGGTGCAACATTAATTTTTTGGCTTCTAGGATTTTTTGTTAAATCACAGAAAATAGATAAATCAGATTATAAAAATATTGTATTGGCTTCCTTTTTTGGTGTTGGTTTAAATATGCTTTCCTTTTTTAAAGGATTAAATTTAACAACACCTATTAGCGCATCTGTAATGATGGTAACTTCACCAATTATGGTGTTAATTTTTTCTAGCCTATTATTACGAAAAGCTATCGGAAAACAAAAAATATTAGGAGTAATTATTGGTTTAGTAGGTACCATTTTACTTATTATGTATGGTAATTCATCTAACACAAATGCAACAAATAGTAATTGGGGCAACTTTTTGGTATTTGTTAACGCAGCTTCTTATGGATTGTATTTAGTAATCTCTAAAAATTTGATTTCAAAATACCATCCAATTGTATTTGTTAAATGGCTGTATTTAATTGGATTGCTTTTTACAGTTCCTTTTGGATACCGAGAATTAACAGAAGTTGCTTGGCAAGCAATACCCCCTAATATTTATTGGAATATTGGCTTTGTAATTGTCTTTACCACTTGTATTACCTATCTTTTTAATTTATATGGTTTATCAAAATTAAAACCAACAACGGTTAGTGTTTTTATTTATTTACAACCTGTAATTGCAACTATTTACGCTCTTATAGTTGGTAGTGACTCTTTAAACCTTATAAAAATTGGCGCAACAATACTTATTTTTTGCGGTGTATATTTAGTAACCAGACAAGTAGAAAAATAG